The genomic DNA GGCTCAGGACCCGGATCCGGCCGCGCCGGGCCCGGATCAGGCCGGCGCCCTCCAGAGTGTGGATCGCGACCGTGACGGTCGGGCGGCGCACGCCGAGCATGATCGACAGGAACTCGTGCGTCACCGACAGGTCGTCGCCGTCCTGCCGGTCGTGGTACATGAGGAGCCACCGCGCGAGCCGCTCCTCGGCGGGCGCGCCCGCGTTGGCGATCGCGGTCTGGGCGACCTGGACCAGGAAGGTCTGGACGTAGCGCAGCAGCAGGTTGCGCATCGACGGGCTGGATTTCAGGGCGTCGCGCAGGGCCGGCACGGAGATCCGGCGCCCTCGGCCTGCGACCTGCATGAAAATCTGGTACGGGATCGTGTCGGTTCCGAGCAGCAGCGCCGGTGCGGCCATGCCGTCGCGTCCGAACAGGCCGACCTCGATCCGGCCGCCCTCGGCGAGAGTCGACACCACCGAGCACAGGCCGGTGTCGATGAAGACCGCGTGCGGGATCGCGGCGGCCGGCTCGACGAGCACTTTGCCGAGGGGCAGGTCGATCGCCTCCAGATGAGGCCCGAGCAGTGCGCCGTCCGCCTCGGATAGGGCGGCCAGAAGGCGGTTCTGATGCGGCATCGGCAAACGCGTACGCAGA from Methylobacterium oryzae includes the following:
- a CDS encoding Crp/Fnr family transcriptional regulator, producing MPHQNRLLAALSEADGALLGPHLEAIDLPLGKVLVEPAAAIPHAVFIDTGLCSVVSTLAEGGRIEVGLFGRDGMAAPALLLGTDTIPYQIFMQVAGRGRRISVPALRDALKSSPSMRNLLLRYVQTFLVQVAQTAIANAGAPAEERLARWLLMYHDRQDGDDLSVTHEFLSIMLGVRRPTVTVAIHTLEGAGLIRARRGRIRVLSRTRLEEAAGQTYGPAEAEYERLIGPLRRPQSTLA